From the genome of Myxococcota bacterium:
GTGGCGGCGGGCAAGCCCGCGCCCGACATGGTGCTCGAGGCCTGCCGCCGGCTGGGAGTGACTCCCGAACGGGCGGTCGTGGTCGGTGACTCGCGCTTCGATCGCGCCGCCGCCGCCGCGGCGAAGGTCGCATTCATCGGCCTGCGCCTGGACGGCGGCGTGCGAATCGAGCGGCTCAGTGAGCTACCGGGCTTGCTCGGCGGCTCGAGGCGGTAGCCGCGGCGCGCAGCTCGCGAGTCACGAGATAGAGCAGCGGCCCGAACGAGCCGGCGAACACGGTCACGATCAGGAACGGCCAGGGCGAGATGCCGCGCGCGCGCGCGTCCGCGAGCATCCAGATGCAGCCGAGCGCGCACATGATCACGAGGTCGGCCAGCACCTGGCCCTG
Proteins encoded in this window:
- a CDS encoding DUF2834 domain-containing protein encodes the protein MSLRLLALFVVLGLFGLLTALALREVGYLGIIEPHFQSWGQGQVLADLVIMCALGCIWMLADARARGISPWPFLIVTVFAGSFGPLLYLVTRELRAAATASSRRASPVAH